The sequence below is a genomic window from Bactrocera neohumeralis isolate Rockhampton chromosome 4, APGP_CSIRO_Bneo_wtdbg2-racon-allhic-juicebox.fasta_v2, whole genome shotgun sequence.
tgaAAGTGATCACAAAGTTATCGAGTTGAATTCGTACAAGAATTCGGATATCACATTAAAGTGGTAAAGCCATTATCTTCAGTGTTACCaagttttgttttgtatattttagacAGCTTTGACTATTGTGAATGGTTGAAatgacaaataaaatacaaaaattcttgtatttataaaacataagatttaaaatcaattatactatactatactagtttataaaaaatcaaaataaagattataGCAGTACATTTGGTTGTTATATGaagtttccaaaaaatatatcaattcaGGGGCTTTATTTGTACTACTTTCTTTCAGAATCTTCGACACCTTCGTCGAATTGTGAGCTGGTGCCACCAGGAGCTTTTGTTGGCGGACGCGACTGTGATGGCTCTCCCATTTATGTGGGTCGTTCATTTCACAGAAAAGATAATCTACCGGCCAAAGTGATACCCAGCAAAGGTTGCGCTTATGTCTGCTGGCGCGGTGAGGAAATCAAAAAAAGACAATATGAGGTGCTGGTTGGTGATGGCTATGAATGGGTAACTTCCCGCGGTGGTTCGGTGCCACGCAACGCTGTACCCGGTGGTACCACACGCCATGGTGAGCCATTATACATAGGTCGTTGCTCTTACCACAACAGTTTAACCGTTGGTAAAATACATCCATCACATGGCTGTTTGTATATACCGTTTGATGGTAAAGAATTGCGTTTTCATTCATATGAAGTCCTGATCATGAAGGCCGATCGTCGAGTGGGTCTAGCCTCTTTTCAGAAGTCATCTGCATCTTCCTTTGAGAAGATCGATCTTAATATCTCTCTAAGTGTCGGGTTTTAGACAGTAGTTTATATCAGTGGTCGGCTTGAGAGAAACTGCGACAGTGTGAGTGAGCACAAA
It includes:
- the LOC126755283 gene encoding natterin-4-like: MQSSTPSSNCELVPPGAFVGGRDCDGSPIYVGRSFHRKDNLPAKVIPSKGCAYVCWRGEEIKKRQYEVLVGDGYEWVTSRGGSVPRNAVPGGTTRHGEPLYIGRCSYHNSLTVGKIHPSHGCLYIPFDGKELRFHSYEVLIMKADRRVGLASFQKSSASSFEKIDLNISLSVGF